The proteins below come from a single Natranaerofaba carboxydovora genomic window:
- a CDS encoding class I SAM-dependent methyltransferase: MASNNEKYIDNQLKWENSYNTVEDFFGKSPSEAAVKAAKVFKDNQVTSILELGGGQGRDTLYFAREGFQVYVLDYAAKGIKDIKQKAVDHNLSNRVTAIQHNVKEPLTFADDSFDGCFSHLLCCMNFKTEELDFLFKEIKRILKNGGINIYTVRNKKDPHFGTGTHLEGNIYNISDFIIHFFDRKTIERFSESFQILQVEELEEGDLPRRIYNVVLRNET, encoded by the coding sequence ATGGCATCGAACAATGAAAAATATATAGATAATCAATTAAAATGGGAAAACAGTTATAATACAGTTGAAGATTTTTTTGGTAAATCACCAAGCGAAGCTGCAGTTAAGGCTGCTAAAGTGTTCAAAGATAACCAGGTGACAAGTATTTTAGAATTAGGTGGAGGACAGGGGAGAGACACTCTATATTTTGCCCGGGAAGGATTTCAAGTTTATGTTTTGGACTATGCTGCTAAGGGAATTAAAGATATCAAACAAAAAGCAGTGGATCATAATTTGTCTAATAGAGTTACGGCAATTCAACATAACGTAAAAGAACCTTTGACTTTTGCTGATGATTCATTTGATGGATGTTTTTCTCATTTATTATGCTGTATGAATTTTAAAACAGAAGAACTTGATTTTTTGTTCAAGGAGATTAAAAGAATACTTAAAAACGGGGGTATAAACATCTATACCGTAAGGAACAAAAAAGATCCCCATTTTGGTACCGGAACTCATCTTGAAGGAAACATATATAATATAAGCGATTTTATTATTCATTTTTTTGATAGAAAAACTATAGAAAGATTTTCTGAAAGTTTTCAAATTCTTCAGGTAGAAGAACTTGAAGAGGGTGATTTGCCCAGGAGAATTTATAATGTAGTCTTAAGAAATGAAACTTAA
- a CDS encoding CC/Se motif family (seleno)protein, protein MSLELEISSEARDYILSKSKKNAAVINETSSGGCCGGSTKISNISINIANFLPEEDQYTKQDIDGVKVFYPKKMVGVAKIELSKFLFLKDIAIDYYPPNNDNQKV, encoded by the coding sequence ATGTCACTTGAATTGGAGATTAGCAGCGAAGCTAGGGATTATATTTTAAGCAAATCTAAGAAAAATGCAGCAGTTATTAATGAAACATCGAGTGGTGGCTGTTGTGGCGGGAGTACTAAAATTTCCAATATCAGCATTAATATAGCGAATTTCTTACCTGAAGAAGATCAATATACAAAACAAGATATTGATGGTGTAAAAGTATTTTATCCAAAAAAAATGGTGGGTGTAGCTAAAATTGAATTATCAAAGTTTTTATTCTTGAAAGATATTGCTATTGACTATTACCCCCCAAATAATGATAATCAAAAAGTTTAA
- a CDS encoding recombinase family protein yields MSTIKYVKYLRYSRAHGDTEPDSINNQEKIIDEFVSQKIKEGEDWILYEVYIDIDCSGANFNRPGFLKMKEDIQAGEIDVVLSKDISRFGRNIATEVYFSEIFPKYGTKFIGVTDGINSGDDGNILERQIRSVMNENYCRDISNKVKSSFYALMAEGKFIGSSEPYGFVRAPEDKHKLLVDEKVKPVILRIAKLYLQGNGFSSVAKILNNDKNPPFTPTEYKKIRGINYKNNKASKNLWSPSTIRNILTDPIYNGTLVQKKYQKINFKLKNKKRTNEEKVIRIDNAVEKIIDDETWKLIQKRIKSRSKTVDNSNKPKGINEKNCTNIYSGLLYCNDCSSKMVYRSDRDLYMCGTYAKYGKKYCTNHNIKTKKINEVILTQLNILNKLTINIERLISNIAKRNCNQQNHQSTKRKQLEDRLNNINKTLKVIREEYAAGEISAEDYRSTRQDYQKEKEDLDEKLLQTRADISQEKGKSLINLEQKSENYEKIYRDYFMITSLDRELVIKLVDQIIIGENETLIEIKFNTSSPFY; encoded by the coding sequence GTGAGTACCATAAAATATGTTAAATACCTTAGGTACTCAAGGGCACACGGGGATACAGAACCTGACAGTATAAATAATCAAGAAAAGATTATAGATGAGTTTGTAAGCCAAAAAATAAAAGAGGGAGAAGATTGGATCCTGTATGAAGTTTATATCGATATAGATTGCTCTGGAGCAAATTTTAACAGGCCCGGTTTTTTGAAGATGAAAGAAGATATACAGGCCGGGGAGATAGATGTTGTATTATCAAAAGATATTTCAAGATTTGGCAGAAATATAGCAACTGAAGTATACTTTTCAGAAATATTTCCCAAATACGGGACAAAGTTTATTGGTGTTACAGACGGTATAAATAGTGGTGATGATGGAAATATCTTAGAGAGACAGATAAGAAGTGTTATGAATGAGAACTACTGCAGGGATATATCTAATAAAGTAAAGAGTTCTTTTTATGCTTTGATGGCAGAAGGTAAGTTTATTGGCTCAAGTGAACCTTATGGATTTGTAAGAGCTCCTGAAGATAAGCATAAACTACTAGTAGACGAAAAAGTTAAGCCAGTTATTTTGAGGATTGCAAAACTTTATTTGCAGGGAAACGGCTTTTCTAGTGTGGCTAAGATCCTTAATAATGACAAAAACCCTCCTTTTACTCCCACAGAGTACAAAAAAATCCGGGGGATTAACTATAAAAATAATAAAGCAAGTAAAAATCTATGGAGTCCTTCCACAATAAGGAATATTCTAACAGACCCAATATATAACGGTACTCTGGTTCAAAAAAAGTACCAAAAAATTAACTTCAAATTAAAAAATAAAAAAAGAACCAATGAAGAAAAAGTTATTAGAATTGACAATGCTGTAGAAAAAATTATAGATGATGAAACGTGGAAACTAATTCAAAAAAGAATAAAATCTCGGAGTAAAACAGTAGACAACAGTAATAAACCAAAGGGAATTAATGAGAAGAATTGTACTAATATATATTCGGGTCTTTTGTATTGTAATGATTGCAGTTCCAAAATGGTCTATAGAAGCGATAGGGATCTTTATATGTGTGGAACTTACGCGAAGTATGGCAAAAAATACTGCACAAATCATAATATTAAGACTAAGAAGATTAATGAAGTAATTTTGACGCAGCTAAATATACTTAATAAACTCACAATAAATATTGAAAGACTAATAAGTAATATTGCAAAAAGAAATTGTAATCAACAAAATCATCAATCTACTAAAAGAAAACAATTAGAAGATAGGCTTAATAATATTAATAAGACCTTAAAAGTAATTAGAGAAGAATATGCAGCAGGTGAAATATCAGCTGAAGATTATAGAAGTACCCGTCAGGATTATCAGAAGGAAAAAGAAGACTTAGATGAGAAACTACTACAAACACGAGCAGATATTTCCCAGGAAAAGGGTAAGTCTCTTATTAACTTAGAACAAAAGAGCGAAAACTACGAAAAAATCTATAGAGATTATTTTATGATAACTAGCCTGGATAGAGAACTTGTGATAAAGCTTGTGGATCAAATCATTATAGGGGAAAATGAAACTTTAATAGAGATAAAATTCAACACCAGTTCACCCTTCTATTGA
- a CDS encoding class E sortase has translation MKKNKIAISTLCGIILLLAGILITAFPYFHNLYYQRIQARQVEETLEQLQRQDVQEKEESETTSPQVEYFTSEKPPPKEENDTDEREGNYAYKLEETEGVLEIPALNLQFKVGYGVELPELESGPGFYPHSNLPEHGNVSVAGHRTTYGAPFGELNKLEEEDNIKLYFEDNVYIYKVDDVFATDKYDWSVIEDTSDPALTLTTCEPPGSSEKRLIVRAYLED, from the coding sequence ATGAAAAAGAACAAGATTGCAATAAGCACTTTATGTGGAATAATACTATTGTTGGCAGGGATCCTTATTACCGCTTTCCCTTATTTTCATAATTTGTATTACCAAAGAATACAGGCAAGGCAGGTAGAAGAAACACTTGAGCAGCTACAACGACAGGATGTACAGGAAAAAGAAGAAAGTGAAACCACTTCTCCTCAAGTAGAATACTTTACATCTGAAAAACCTCCTCCAAAAGAGGAAAATGACACTGATGAAAGAGAGGGAAACTATGCTTACAAATTAGAAGAAACTGAAGGGGTTCTGGAAATACCTGCTCTTAATTTGCAATTTAAGGTTGGCTATGGCGTAGAATTACCCGAGCTTGAAAGTGGCCCTGGATTTTATCCACATAGTAATCTGCCAGAACATGGTAATGTATCGGTAGCTGGCCATAGAACCACTTATGGAGCACCTTTTGGTGAGCTAAATAAACTTGAAGAAGAGGACAATATAAAATTATATTTTGAAGATAATGTATACATTTACAAAGTAGATGATGTATTTGCAACGGATAAATATGATTGGAGTGTAATTGAAGATACTTCTGACCCTGCTTTAACTTTAACTACCTGTGAGCCCCCTGGATCATCGGAAAAAAGATTAATAGTACGTGCTTATCTTGAAGATTAA
- a CDS encoding TldD/PmbA family protein, whose translation MEDTLKSVLSGKKADYIEIRVEESKTDSIEFQGPELEQAGGSIKFGGSVRAFVKGGVGFVSFNRLKDLEEKVDLAIKQAELIGSRSSESTNLSPVKVINDKVTIETIEDPREIPLDKKINLFKNYNDIILSYGEPISSSRINYFDKYTKLYFANSEGSYIEQEKLDLGGNITAVASKGENTQMSRVGFGSSKDFGEARNLEDNIKTSCKRASDMLEAPPIKGGEYTVVLDPTLAGIFVHEAFGHLSESDFVFENPELQKLMKLGTQFGPKELNIYDTGDSVGSRGYLKYDDEGVQTEKTDLIKEGQLVGRLHTRETADKMDEKPTGSARAINYNHPPICRMRTTCIAPGDASFDDMIKDIKEGVYAVDAYGGQTNGEMFTFKAGEAYMIRNGEIAEMVRDVNLTGNVFTTLSNIEAIGNDFMIRDSGGGCGKGGQGPLPTSQGAPSLKIQKVVIGGKS comes from the coding sequence TTGGAAGATACATTAAAGAGCGTCTTATCAGGTAAAAAAGCTGATTATATCGAAATAAGGGTAGAAGAGTCAAAAACAGATTCAATCGAATTTCAAGGACCAGAACTAGAACAGGCGGGGGGATCAATTAAGTTTGGTGGAAGTGTTCGCGCTTTTGTCAAAGGTGGAGTAGGTTTTGTTTCCTTTAACCGGCTTAAGGATTTGGAGGAAAAAGTAGACCTTGCCATCAAACAGGCTGAACTTATAGGTAGTAGGAGCAGTGAATCTACAAACCTAAGTCCTGTTAAAGTTATTAATGACAAAGTGACCATAGAAACAATCGAAGACCCCAGGGAGATCCCGCTAGACAAAAAGATCAACCTGTTTAAAAACTATAACGATATAATTCTATCTTATGGTGAGCCCATCTCTAGCTCAAGAATAAACTATTTTGATAAGTACACCAAGCTATATTTCGCTAATTCTGAGGGAAGCTACATAGAACAGGAAAAACTAGACCTTGGAGGTAACATCACAGCAGTGGCTAGTAAAGGCGAAAACACCCAAATGTCCCGTGTAGGATTTGGAAGTTCTAAAGATTTCGGCGAGGCTAGAAATCTTGAAGACAATATCAAAACTTCGTGCAAAAGAGCTTCTGATATGCTTGAAGCACCACCGATAAAAGGTGGTGAATACACTGTAGTTCTAGATCCTACTTTGGCAGGAATATTTGTGCATGAGGCATTTGGCCATTTGAGTGAAAGTGATTTTGTTTTTGAAAATCCTGAACTACAAAAACTGATGAAGCTTGGAACCCAATTTGGACCAAAAGAGCTAAATATATATGATACTGGAGATAGTGTTGGAAGTAGAGGGTATTTGAAGTACGATGATGAAGGTGTACAAACAGAAAAGACCGACCTGATCAAAGAAGGCCAACTGGTTGGTAGACTCCATACCAGAGAAACAGCCGATAAAATGGATGAAAAACCCACAGGTAGTGCAAGAGCTATCAACTATAATCATCCTCCAATCTGCAGAATGAGAACTACCTGCATTGCCCCTGGTGATGCAAGTTTTGACGATATGATCAAGGATATCAAAGAAGGTGTCTATGCAGTTGATGCATACGGAGGGCAAACTAATGGTGAGATGTTTACCTTTAAAGCCGGCGAAGCTTATATGATTAGAAACGGTGAAATTGCTGAAATGGTCAGAGATGTTAATTTGACCGGAAATGTATTTACTACTCTCTCTAACATCGAAGCTATAGGGAATGATTTTATGATTAGAGATTCTGGAGGCGGCTGTGGCAAGGGCGGACAGGGACCTCTTCCTACAAGCCAGGGAGCTCCTTCCCTTAAAATTCAAAAGGTAGTCATAGGGGGGAAAAGTTAA
- a CDS encoding PRC-barrel domain-containing protein — protein sequence MNRSELINLPVITLDDGSFVGQIKDLIIEPNEKMIIGFEIGSKRLFQAKHKYIYLGDIETIGSYAVTIATKNVIFTEEQKATRQFKNYNSPLGKRIITRSGSFAGRVVDFSFDLHSGILDKLYIKNEEYDIESLSLSSNSILTLGKDVIVTDIEPPLKSTTNETNDKYSDETHDSHSDNTKTGQGQFSKKFGSSKFSSTLEEKAVDFAIGRQVFRTVKDSHGGVIINRGEIIKPEVIDLAREKNRLAHLLVAAGVSEIIEGLDYTWEKIDEGSRKLIENLNQIKKELKTQDKPQDFFTHIIDLDDTLYKLWNERLKRTFANMDFDYNTAASIKQFLLNKTPAFRVTNEKGEVLKEKNDAITKDNLEVLYRPEDLIALLAAVSAKEVTDFIQNIESNIMDQIKREKPEKNEIMN from the coding sequence TTGAATAGAAGCGAACTAATCAATTTGCCGGTAATCACTTTGGATGATGGAAGTTTTGTAGGTCAAATAAAGGATTTGATAATCGAACCTAACGAAAAGATGATTATAGGTTTTGAGATTGGAAGTAAAAGACTCTTTCAGGCAAAACATAAGTATATATACTTAGGAGATATTGAGACTATCGGCAGCTATGCAGTTACGATAGCTACAAAGAATGTAATATTCACAGAGGAACAAAAGGCTACGCGGCAGTTTAAAAATTATAATTCCCCTTTGGGCAAAAGAATTATTACAAGGTCTGGAAGCTTTGCCGGAAGAGTAGTAGATTTTTCATTTGATCTACATTCTGGAATATTAGACAAACTCTATATCAAAAACGAAGAATACGATATTGAAAGCCTATCCCTATCTTCAAACAGCATATTAACCCTGGGCAAAGATGTAATAGTTACAGATATCGAGCCACCACTTAAAAGCACAACAAATGAAACAAATGATAAATATTCAGATGAGACACATGATAGTCACTCAGATAACACAAAAACAGGACAGGGGCAATTTTCAAAGAAATTTGGCAGTTCAAAGTTTAGCAGCACCCTTGAGGAAAAAGCCGTTGATTTTGCCATTGGAAGGCAAGTCTTTAGGACAGTTAAAGATAGTCATGGTGGAGTAATTATTAACCGGGGAGAAATAATAAAGCCCGAAGTAATTGACCTTGCCAGAGAAAAAAATAGGCTTGCACACCTTCTAGTAGCAGCAGGAGTAAGCGAAATAATTGAAGGTTTAGATTACACCTGGGAAAAAATTGATGAAGGAAGTAGAAAACTAATTGAAAATTTGAATCAAATTAAAAAGGAGTTAAAGACTCAGGATAAGCCACAAGACTTCTTTACCCATATAATAGACCTTGATGATACTTTGTATAAACTTTGGAACGAAAGACTAAAGAGAACCTTTGCTAATATGGATTTTGATTACAATACTGCAGCTAGTATCAAGCAATTTCTGTTAAATAAGACTCCAGCTTTTAGAGTTACAAATGAAAAAGGAGAGGTTTTAAAAGAAAAAAATGATGCCATCACTAAGGATAATTTAGAGGTGTTATATAGACCCGAAGATCTTATCGCACTTCTTGCAGCCGTTAGCGCCAAAGAGGTTACAGACTTTATCCAGAATATAGAATCAAATATTATGGACCAAATCAAAAGAGAAAAGCCGGAAAAAAATGAGATCATGAATTAA
- a CDS encoding TldD/PmbA family protein, with protein sequence MDDIIKKAKEKGEEAELFQVTHKTTPVEFENNRLKNIKTQELNSYALRLIKDGRLGFSTSTKEDNPEELLEKARQSSTFGRNFEPNLPENDPVELKDMYDPKVQEVPLEKLIELGTELVDTMKNKNSDVLAQAEVEKAETKITIKNTRGFDNSYTKSSFTIMGGAMLMVGKSFLTFGSFKSLPNYDPDTAEIKEELLQDLEFGPKEVDITSGNYDVIISPSAMGDVFRPIIASIDGQAVEKKMSPFRDKLEQKLFDDRVSLIDMPHKPWTPGMCPFDDEGTLTKETPFIKEGTLLNFPLDLLTANSLKMEPTGHAVRSALSLPSPGLHNAVLEPGETELKDMIKSIDKGVYVKDLMGAWAGNPYGGEVNGNISLGYLIENGEIVGRIKDCMFSCNTFEVLKDQLVDFSKESKWMGSISYPYAQLEGVSITAKG encoded by the coding sequence ATGGACGATATCATAAAAAAAGCAAAAGAAAAAGGCGAAGAGGCTGAGCTTTTTCAGGTAACCCATAAAACCACACCGGTCGAATTTGAAAACAATCGTCTAAAAAATATAAAGACTCAGGAACTAAACAGTTATGCCCTTAGATTAATTAAAGATGGACGTCTTGGATTTTCTACTTCAACAAAAGAAGATAACCCGGAAGAACTTCTAGAAAAAGCAAGACAATCAAGTACCTTTGGCAGAAATTTTGAACCTAATCTACCGGAAAACGATCCTGTAGAGCTAAAGGACATGTATGATCCTAAAGTACAGGAAGTACCTTTAGAGAAATTAATAGAGCTTGGCACAGAGCTAGTAGATACAATGAAAAACAAAAACAGCGACGTTCTTGCCCAGGCCGAGGTAGAAAAAGCAGAAACAAAGATTACAATAAAAAATACCAGAGGATTTGATAACAGTTATACGAAGAGTTCTTTTACCATTATGGGTGGAGCTATGCTGATGGTAGGAAAAAGTTTTTTAACCTTTGGAAGCTTTAAAAGCTTACCAAATTATGATCCTGATACAGCGGAGATAAAAGAAGAGCTTTTGCAGGACCTTGAGTTTGGCCCCAAAGAAGTAGACATAACAAGCGGAAATTACGATGTTATCATTTCTCCATCAGCCATGGGAGATGTCTTTAGACCTATCATTGCAAGTATAGACGGGCAGGCTGTCGAAAAGAAAATGTCGCCTTTTAGAGACAAACTAGAACAAAAACTCTTTGATGATAGAGTTAGCTTAATTGATATGCCCCATAAGCCATGGACGCCGGGTATGTGTCCTTTTGATGATGAAGGGACCTTGACTAAAGAAACACCTTTCATAAAAGAAGGGACTTTGTTAAACTTTCCCCTTGATCTTTTGACTGCTAACTCTCTTAAAATGGAGCCAACAGGGCATGCCGTACGCTCTGCCTTAAGTCTTCCGTCTCCTGGTCTTCATAATGCCGTCTTAGAACCTGGCGAAACTGAACTAAAAGATATGATAAAAAGCATAGATAAAGGTGTCTATGTCAAAGACCTGATGGGAGCATGGGCCGGAAACCCTTACGGCGGTGAAGTAAACGGAAACATTTCTCTTGGTTATCTGATTGAAAACGGGGAAATTGTCGGACGGATAAAAGACTGCATGTTTAGCTGTAATACCTTTGAAGTATTAAAGGACCAGTTGGTTGACTTTAGCAAGGAGTCAAAATGGATGGGAAGTATATCTTATCCATATGCGCAATTGGAAGGGGTAAGTATAACGGCAAAAGGATAA
- a CDS encoding stalk domain-containing protein: MFNQNKLLHYLYVPLIFVLLIFVFTNGLAASSKSIEMERTTEISTRQQIIETALENQGVPYVWGGASPSGFDSSGIIYYVFNNNSIEIPRVHFDIYDKGQAISKNELLPGDIIFFETTRQGPSHGGIYIGSGEFVHSSSPGNVVSTSQLDDPYYNERFYGAVRYLNAVNVTVFVNGKNVEFNERNPFIDDVNRTIVPLRFVSEELGAKVEWVSEEELVKIKNDEVFMELSIGSQTYKLNGETKEMDTIANNFNGRTMVPLRVISEGLGSEVNWNSSEGAVFIN; encoded by the coding sequence ATGTTCAATCAAAATAAACTACTGCATTATCTTTATGTACCCTTAATTTTTGTCTTATTGATTTTTGTTTTTACAAATGGTTTAGCTGCAAGTTCAAAGTCAATTGAAATGGAGAGAACTACAGAAATAAGTACACGCCAGCAGATTATTGAAACTGCATTAGAAAATCAAGGAGTTCCATATGTTTGGGGTGGTGCATCACCTTCAGGCTTTGATTCATCCGGAATTATCTACTATGTGTTTAACAATAACAGTATTGAGATTCCACGTGTTCATTTTGATATTTATGATAAAGGACAAGCTATCTCTAAAAATGAGCTTTTACCTGGCGATATTATATTTTTTGAAACCACTAGACAAGGACCTTCCCATGGTGGAATATACATAGGTAGTGGTGAATTTGTCCATTCTTCTTCACCAGGGAACGTAGTATCTACAAGTCAGCTTGATGATCCATATTACAATGAGAGATTCTATGGTGCAGTACGCTATCTTAATGCAGTCAACGTGACAGTTTTTGTTAACGGAAAAAATGTTGAATTTAACGAACGAAATCCTTTTATTGATGACGTTAATAGAACTATTGTTCCGCTTAGATTTGTTTCTGAGGAACTAGGTGCCAAAGTAGAATGGGTAAGTGAAGAAGAACTTGTGAAGATAAAAAACGATGAGGTTTTTATGGAACTATCCATAGGTAGTCAAACTTACAAACTTAATGGAGAAACAAAGGAAATGGACACAATTGCAAATAATTTTAATGGGCGAACAATGGTACCATTAAGGGTTATATCAGAAGGATTAGGATCAGAAGTTAATTGGAACAGTAGCGAAGGAGCTGTGTTTATAAATTAA
- a CDS encoding CBS domain-containing protein: MQVKDIMDDENFGTIIYKAGMNEVAEEMLRTGFSSVLIIDEKNKLTGIISGYDLRKEIAKEETEKDQETTAADIMTPREKLLTLNPESYITEAVELFSENRINQIPVVKDEYPVGLLNIRPTLDYYQKKEKKARLRVEELEEFADIIDNLHEALIVFDKDKNLRMVNKAARELNLKDDDKLGNINNLLDSVPRLKPIVEEVLALGETKKMIEVPEINGKNYVSNCVPLKEDDGEIQGVLQTFSDVTQLKKLQIELTKANNELDKAFALTLPNYKVENKLRSTPEYKDVFDSKTGNITITDKIADGGYRHVINALKVAADLHEKGVMNLVGIDKDVLVRAIIFHDIGKTQPNLEKGTVVNPCKIFEDGKNHAARSAEFAKNFYDQEEDLVSLIYYHHHKEEELPASFPGHLLPSFRLFKIIDGCSAGITRRDAVVSFDVQGTKVTIHEQNTHPMFNLTKTIDLFSGSWWSQALKNKD, from the coding sequence TTGCAGGTTAAGGATATAATGGACGATGAAAATTTTGGTACTATTATATATAAGGCAGGTATGAACGAGGTTGCAGAAGAGATGCTAAGGACAGGATTTTCTTCTGTTTTAATAATAGACGAAAAAAATAAACTAACAGGAATTATTTCGGGTTATGACTTAAGAAAAGAAATAGCAAAAGAAGAAACAGAAAAAGACCAGGAAACAACAGCTGCTGATATTATGACTCCTCGTGAAAAACTCTTAACCTTAAATCCGGAAAGTTATATAACAGAAGCTGTTGAACTTTTTTCGGAAAATAGAATTAATCAGATCCCTGTGGTTAAAGACGAATATCCTGTAGGGCTTTTGAACATACGTCCTACCCTTGATTATTATCAAAAAAAAGAAAAAAAAGCAAGGTTAAGAGTAGAAGAGCTAGAAGAATTCGCCGATATAATAGATAACCTTCATGAAGCTTTGATAGTTTTCGATAAAGATAAGAATTTACGTATGGTAAATAAAGCTGCTAGAGAATTAAACTTAAAAGATGATGACAAGCTTGGAAATATTAATAATTTGCTAGATAGTGTACCAAGACTAAAACCGATTGTAGAAGAGGTTTTAGCATTAGGGGAAACTAAGAAAATGATTGAAGTCCCTGAGATAAACGGGAAAAACTATGTGAGTAACTGTGTGCCATTAAAAGAAGATGATGGCGAAATTCAAGGTGTGCTGCAGACTTTTTCTGATGTTACCCAGCTTAAAAAGCTTCAGATCGAATTAACTAAAGCGAATAATGAGCTAGATAAAGCTTTTGCCCTTACTCTACCTAACTATAAAGTAGAAAATAAGCTAAGAAGTACCCCTGAATATAAAGATGTTTTTGACTCAAAGACAGGTAATATAACTATAACAGATAAGATTGCTGATGGTGGTTATAGGCATGTGATTAATGCCTTAAAAGTCGCTGCAGATTTGCACGAAAAAGGTGTGATGAATCTTGTGGGGATTGATAAAGATGTTTTGGTTAGAGCAATAATATTTCATGATATTGGAAAAACCCAGCCTAATTTAGAAAAAGGGACTGTGGTTAACCCTTGTAAGATATTTGAAGATGGCAAAAATCATGCAGCAAGAAGTGCCGAATTTGCTAAGAACTTCTATGATCAAGAAGAAGACCTCGTTAGTTTAATATATTATCACCACCATAAAGAAGAAGAACTCCCCGCGTCTTTCCCCGGGCATTTGCTTCCTTCATTTCGGTTATTTAAGATAATTGATGGTTGTTCTGCTGGAATTACTAGGAGAGATGCAGTAGTATCGTTTGATGTACAAGGAACCAAGGTAACTATTCACGAACAAAATACTCATCCAATGTTTAACTTAACAAAAACCATAGATCTGTTTTCTGGAAGCTGGTGGAGCCAGGCCCTAAAAAATAAAGATTAA